One part of the Streptomyces sp. AM 2-1-1 genome encodes these proteins:
- a CDS encoding YceI family protein, with protein MNIFSRSSTPRRPAGTGAGTKVPSPAAALPHPALRGLTGEWMIDPAHSRIGFSVRHAMVTTVRGSFAEYESLLHFDGSNPTRSRAEIAIATASVDTGVEQRDEHLVGREFLDARTYPRMIFTSTAVSLPAPDVYRMTGDLTIRDATRPVDLDLTYIGHVTDPFGYERVGFDGTTTINRSDWGLTYNARLAEGGAMVSEKLRLQFDIAAIRKPVAV; from the coding sequence ATGAACATCTTCAGCCGCAGCTCCACGCCCCGACGCCCAGCCGGCACGGGCGCGGGCACGAAGGTCCCGTCTCCCGCCGCCGCGCTCCCCCACCCGGCCCTGAGAGGGCTCACCGGTGAGTGGATGATCGATCCCGCGCACAGCAGGATCGGGTTCTCCGTGCGACACGCCATGGTGACGACGGTGCGGGGTTCGTTCGCCGAGTACGAGAGCCTCCTCCACTTCGACGGCAGCAACCCCACCCGCTCCCGGGCCGAGATCGCCATCGCCACGGCCAGTGTCGACACCGGAGTGGAACAACGCGACGAGCACCTCGTCGGACGGGAGTTCCTGGATGCCCGGACATACCCCCGGATGATCTTCACCAGTACCGCCGTGAGCCTTCCCGCCCCGGACGTCTACCGCATGACCGGGGACCTCACCATCCGGGACGCCACCCGTCCGGTCGACCTGGACCTCACCTACATCGGCCACGTCACCGACCCGTTCGGCTACGAACGCGTCGGGTTCGACGGCACCACCACCATCAACCGCTCCGACTGGGGCCTCACGTACAACGCCCGCCTCGCCGAAGGCGGCGCCATGGTCAGTGAGAAGCTCCGCCTCCAGTTCGACATCGCGGCGATCCGGAAGCCGGTCGCGGTGTGA
- a CDS encoding TetR/AcrR family transcriptional regulator has translation MAGTRSTGRRERLRAETTAEIKRTALGLMGSGGPDAITLRAIAREMGMTANAIYGYFGTRDDLVTALIADVYTALADAVDAAWAASAQDAPAKRIQAWAHAFRNWTLANPEGFRLIYGDPVPGYQAPAGGAAPDAARRVCVGIAALADTAWVSAERSYGDSDFGWGDFEPGLLDKVRPAFPALPPAGVALALRIWGHLHGLVALEVYGHLRAQTLSPDKLFHAELTQLVRSLGLDAQHFSVTSRSRAGAG, from the coding sequence GTGGCAGGCACCCGAAGCACCGGACGACGTGAGCGACTGCGGGCCGAGACGACCGCTGAGATCAAGCGCACAGCGCTGGGATTGATGGGCTCGGGCGGCCCCGACGCGATCACCCTGCGGGCGATCGCCCGCGAGATGGGCATGACCGCCAACGCCATCTACGGCTACTTCGGCACTCGCGACGACCTGGTCACCGCCCTCATCGCGGACGTCTACACCGCCCTTGCCGACGCCGTCGACGCCGCCTGGGCCGCCTCCGCGCAGGACGCCCCGGCGAAGCGGATACAGGCCTGGGCACACGCCTTCCGCAACTGGACGCTGGCCAACCCCGAGGGCTTCCGGCTGATCTACGGCGACCCCGTCCCCGGATACCAGGCCCCAGCCGGCGGCGCCGCGCCGGACGCCGCCCGGCGGGTCTGCGTAGGCATTGCCGCGCTGGCGGACACGGCCTGGGTCAGCGCCGAACGGTCCTATGGGGACAGCGACTTCGGCTGGGGCGACTTCGAGCCCGGCCTGCTCGACAAGGTCCGCCCGGCGTTCCCCGCACTACCGCCGGCCGGCGTGGCCCTGGCGCTGCGGATCTGGGGGCACCTGCACGGCCTGGTGGCGCTGGAGGTCTACGGCCACCTGCGCGCCCAGACGCTCTCGCCGGACAAGCTCTTTCACGCCGAACTCACCCAGCTGGTCAGATCGTTGGGCCTCGACGCTCAGCACTTCAGCGTGACGTCGCGATCTCGTGCGGGAGCCGGGTGA
- a CDS encoding ATP-grasp domain-containing protein, which produces MVSPVRVWLNRTYAENVFFMDQLRRNPHGRPVEIHATHADPDSPVLAAADTAAPEPENLSPAAYAEYALDQCARRAIDVFVPVLHQAALAAHREDFAAVGTALLAPPAEAIGLFANKAVAYETVRRVGAPVPPWWRVRDEAQLMAAVDAIEGAGGKACFKPTTGEGGVGFRIITRAPFSLLHLTGFPSPYVPLELVTQALRRTERSVDWLVMPRLDEPEVSVDCLTGPDGEVRLAVGRTKNGRRRGFTLDPAWIEPARLIARSFGLHGLTNIQFRMHAGEPVLMDVNTRPAGGLHQLSGCGLNVPWAAVRLALGDDPGELAPEFLGSDYAVVPGPRALRPALPQQRKQPPPVFVPIATSPGPGMASVLPTAGAPRPAAELP; this is translated from the coding sequence ATGGTCTCTCCCGTACGCGTCTGGCTCAACCGCACGTACGCGGAGAACGTGTTCTTCATGGATCAGCTGCGGCGCAATCCGCACGGCCGGCCTGTCGAGATCCACGCCACGCACGCCGACCCGGACTCCCCGGTCCTCGCGGCGGCCGACACCGCCGCACCGGAGCCGGAGAACCTGTCTCCCGCCGCGTACGCCGAGTACGCGCTGGACCAGTGCGCGCGGCGCGCCATCGACGTGTTCGTACCCGTACTCCACCAGGCGGCTCTGGCCGCGCACCGCGAGGACTTCGCGGCCGTCGGGACGGCGTTGCTCGCACCGCCCGCCGAGGCGATAGGCCTCTTCGCGAACAAGGCGGTGGCGTACGAGACGGTGCGAAGGGTCGGTGCCCCGGTGCCGCCTTGGTGGCGGGTGCGCGACGAGGCACAGCTCATGGCGGCGGTGGACGCCATCGAGGGCGCAGGCGGCAAGGCGTGCTTCAAGCCGACCACCGGCGAGGGCGGTGTCGGGTTCCGGATCATCACCCGGGCGCCGTTCTCCCTGCTGCACCTGACCGGTTTCCCCAGCCCTTACGTGCCGTTGGAGCTGGTGACCCAGGCGCTGCGGCGTACCGAGCGGTCCGTCGACTGGCTGGTGATGCCACGCCTGGACGAGCCGGAAGTATCCGTCGACTGCCTCACCGGCCCCGACGGAGAGGTCCGGTTGGCGGTGGGCCGCACGAAGAACGGCCGGCGGCGCGGTTTCACGCTCGACCCGGCGTGGATCGAGCCCGCCCGCCTGATCGCCCGGTCCTTCGGCCTGCACGGGCTGACGAACATCCAGTTCCGCATGCACGCGGGCGAGCCCGTCCTCATGGACGTCAACACCCGCCCCGCCGGCGGCCTGCACCAGCTCTCCGGGTGCGGCCTCAACGTGCCGTGGGCCGCCGTACGCCTCGCCCTCGGCGACGACCCCGGCGAGCTCGCCCCGGAGTTCCTCGGCTCCGACTACGCGGTCGTCCCGGGGCCGCGCGCACTGCGCCCGGCACTCCCGCAGCAGCGGAAGCAGCCACCGCCGGTCTTCGTACCGATCGCCACGAGTCCCGGACCGGGCATGGCCTCCGTCCTGCCGACCGCGGGCGCACCGCGGCCGGCGGCGGAACTGCCGTGA
- a CDS encoding NAD(P)H-binding protein: MDIGVIGATGTIGSRVVTEALQRGHRVTAFSRDASAITDQRENLGWASVDALDTASIAAVLPGLDVLISGFQPGNAAKDFADTVQRSIADPTVYAAAAEALLKALESHPRTRLIVIGGAGSLEIEPGVVRADHEELIHASLDELGLARQYAAAIRGHREALNVLRTSNRLWTYFSPAEQIAPGERTGRFRIGGDQPVLDADGLSRISAEDAAVALVDEAELPRFVQRRFTVGY; encoded by the coding sequence ATGGACATCGGCGTCATCGGAGCCACCGGCACCATCGGCAGCCGGGTCGTCACCGAGGCTCTCCAGCGCGGACACCGCGTCACGGCGTTCAGCCGGGACGCCTCCGCGATAACCGACCAGCGGGAGAACCTCGGGTGGGCGAGCGTCGACGCCCTGGACACCGCGAGCATCGCCGCCGTCCTGCCTGGTCTGGACGTTCTGATCAGTGGTTTCCAGCCCGGGAACGCGGCGAAGGACTTCGCCGACACCGTCCAGCGCTCGATCGCGGACCCGACCGTCTATGCGGCGGCCGCCGAGGCCCTCCTCAAAGCCCTGGAGAGCCACCCCCGCACCCGGCTGATCGTCATCGGTGGTGCCGGCAGTCTGGAGATCGAGCCGGGCGTCGTCCGCGCCGACCACGAAGAGCTCATTCACGCGTCGCTCGACGAACTCGGCCTGGCCCGCCAGTACGCCGCCGCCATACGCGGCCACCGAGAGGCTCTGAACGTGCTGCGCACCTCGAACCGGCTCTGGACCTACTTCAGCCCCGCCGAGCAGATCGCTCCCGGCGAGCGCACCGGCCGCTTCCGCATCGGCGGCGACCAGCCCGTGCTGGACGCCGACGGTCTGAGCCGGATCTCGGCGGAGGACGCCGCGGTCGCCCTGGTGGACGAGGCGGAGCTGCCCCGCTTCGTCCAGCGCCGGTTCACCGTCGGCTATTGA
- a CDS encoding DUF2254 domain-containing protein yields the protein MNVRYHLRPFALAGLREHLRDTFWFAPATSLVGAFLLWWGVSTLDSAIVAHLRNDRAYEELGELASFANDARTVVTTVSAAMMTFIGVVFSISLVAVQMASGQLTPRIVRIFVRSRITKLTLAVFLATFVFSLLVLTSYESETEVRRLTSVPVLQGLLTLALVALSLLLFIAYVSSTLRLMQVGPVVDRITRDALRALDHQPREENREQASGPADRPSPLPPESGTVRYAGRAGVLRDVDVARLVRVARRRGSVLRLLPRTGDFLVPGMPLLAEHGAKGTGPGHVPGDAVRVGVERALRRDPAFGLRQLTDIALRALSAAENDPTTAVQCLDRIVQFLAAVAHRPLGTVRHRDRRGEVRLVRETPDWPGLVDLGFEEVRRCVAQAGPQVTRRLLAGLDDLLVLVPPERAAPLLGHRALLVRAVERESSEPAERAFASVPDRKGIG from the coding sequence ATGAACGTCCGCTACCACCTGCGCCCCTTCGCCCTCGCGGGCCTGCGCGAGCATCTGCGGGACACCTTCTGGTTCGCCCCGGCCACGAGCCTCGTGGGCGCCTTCCTCCTCTGGTGGGGGGTGTCGACGCTGGACTCGGCGATCGTCGCGCATCTGCGGAACGACCGGGCCTACGAGGAGCTGGGCGAACTGGCCTCCTTCGCCAACGACGCCCGTACGGTCGTCACCACCGTCAGCGCGGCGATGATGACCTTCATCGGTGTGGTGTTCAGCATCTCGCTGGTGGCGGTGCAGATGGCGAGCGGGCAGCTGACACCCCGCATCGTCCGGATCTTCGTCCGGAGCCGGATCACCAAGCTGACCCTGGCCGTGTTCCTGGCGACCTTCGTGTTCTCGTTGCTGGTCCTGACCTCGTACGAGAGCGAGACCGAGGTCCGGCGGCTGACCTCCGTGCCGGTGCTGCAGGGCCTGCTCACCCTGGCCCTGGTCGCCCTGAGCCTGCTCCTCTTCATCGCGTACGTGTCCTCCACGCTGCGGCTGATGCAGGTCGGGCCGGTCGTCGACAGGATCACGCGCGACGCGCTGCGTGCCCTGGACCACCAGCCCCGCGAGGAGAACCGGGAGCAAGCCTCCGGGCCGGCGGACCGACCGTCGCCGCTGCCGCCGGAGAGCGGGACGGTGAGGTACGCCGGGCGGGCGGGGGTGCTCCGGGACGTGGACGTGGCACGGCTGGTGCGGGTGGCCCGTCGGCGCGGGTCGGTGCTGCGCCTGCTTCCCCGTACGGGCGACTTCCTGGTACCCGGCATGCCCCTGCTGGCGGAGCACGGGGCGAAGGGGACCGGGCCGGGGCATGTTCCGGGCGACGCCGTCCGGGTGGGGGTCGAACGGGCGCTGCGACGCGATCCGGCCTTCGGTCTGCGACAGCTCACCGACATCGCGCTGCGTGCCCTGTCGGCCGCGGAGAACGACCCGACCACCGCCGTGCAGTGCCTGGACCGCATCGTGCAGTTCCTCGCTGCGGTGGCACACCGTCCGCTCGGTACGGTGCGCCACCGCGACCGACGCGGCGAGGTGCGGCTCGTCCGGGAGACACCGGACTGGCCCGGCCTGGTGGATCTGGGGTTCGAGGAGGTCCGGCGGTGCGTCGCGCAGGCGGGACCACAGGTGACCCGCCGGCTGTTGGCCGGCCTCGACGACCTGCTGGTCCTCGTACCTCCGGAGCGCGCGGCTCCCTTGCTGGGGCACCGCGCGCTCCTGGTACGGGCGGTGGAGCGGGAGTCGTCGGAACCCGCCGAGCGGGCGTTCGCGTCGGTCCCGGACCGCAAGGGGATCGGCTGA